A segment of the Mercurialis annua linkage group LG4, ddMerAnnu1.2, whole genome shotgun sequence genome:
AGTCTGGATACCATCTAGAGTACAACAATGGTTTTCGGGAATATCGCTCTCTCATTCCATCATTCAAAAAATCGGACTGGCAATTCTTGTGGGGTCTCCACATTCCTTCAAAGATCAAAGTTTTTATTTGGCGTTGTCTGCATAATGGTATTCCCTCAGCATCAGTGCTTCATCAAAGACTGCAAACGTGTTCAAAATGTCCCTTCTGCGAAGAAACAGAAACTTTAATTCACCTGCTTTTTCTCTGCCCCCGTTCCAAATTAATATGGTTCCTTTCTCCTTTCCACCTCCATCCAGACAGACTTCAGCATGGCAGTTTTTCAGAGATATGGTTGTGTAGCatttcagatctgaaaaatattcaaacagAAGAATTGAATATTCCTCTCTTTTGTTTCCTGTTATGGCACGTGTGGAAGTCCCGTAATAACTCCATTTTCAAGGGGCTTTCAGATCCAGTGGAGTCGGTCATATCTCTTTCCATGGAGGCAGctattgatttttcattagcaGAGAAGTTACTGGCTGATCCCAAGAAGAATTTACATCATAAGGTCTTCCAGCCACCAGTTGCGCTAGAtcctcaatttataaaattaaactacgaTGCGGCAGTGGACAGGTCAAAGCAGCACGGTTTCATCGGTGTCGTCGCCTCAGATGACTCAGATTCTCTAAAGGGGAAATTCTCATCCTTTTTCCGCTACATTTGGGATCCTGGAATCTTAGAATGTTTGGCTCTGAGGGAAAGTATGAAGTGGGCAATCCAGAACGGTTGGAAAAATGTTGTTTTTGAGGGAGATGCTCTTCAAAtatccactatcattaatagccACTGTTGTACGAGGGCTAGTCTCAAGGGTATTTGTCAAGATATCTGGCATCTAAAGCAATACTTCAACAGCACCCGGATCCAATACGTTCCGCGccagaaaaataaaaaggccCATAACTGGGTTCAGGAGGTCAAACGGCTTACCACTTTCAGGGGGTTTAATTAGTATGTTCCTTTGTTTTTGTGTTCTATTTTGTTTTCTATCTCTTCGTTGTTATTTTTTCTGTATctccgacaaaaaaaaaaaaaaaaaaaaaacttccaaGCTTCATAACTCACTCATTCCTTAATCAAATTTAGTGATCTTGGTGTCTATGGAAAGAGGAGAGGAAGACCTACTGATCTAAAGCTTCAATTTAAGGTAAGGATGACAATTTTTGGTTAGGATTTTCGGAATTTGGGGCTGTTCCATGTTCATGTATTGGTAATGGATTGTATCACTTGTAGATTCTTCGTTAGACATCGGAATTGAATGATTTTTGCGGCAACGGAAAGAGGAGAACCATACCTACTGATTGAGCCCAATAAATCAAGGTATAAATCTAATCTTAAGGTTAGGGTTACTGCTGTATATTCTGTTTTAATGATAAAGGTTGAAAGTGATGTTTATAAGCTTAGAATTAATAGTTTTGGCATGATTTTGGTTAGTTTTAAGCTAAAATTAAATGGATGGTTGAGTGAGGTTGTGAGAGTTGTGTTTGGGTTGACGATTGGTGAGATTAATTTGGTGTTTTGTGGCTGTTTGTCCAGCCATGGTGGCCGGATTACTCACCGTGCCGAAGTACGGTGAGCTGCTGCCGTGAGCAGCAGCCCTGGTGCGACGCACCAGGGCATTGGCCGGCCCCTCCCTTGTCAAAACAGGGGAGGGCTGAGTTGAGGGGGAGGGGGCTGATGCCACCCTCCGTTCGTGTTCGAATGCGTAATTGTTTCGATAGTTAACGGAGTTACGAAACTAGGAATCAAACTTGATGTAAAAGCGGTTTTTAGGATAAAATGTTAATGATTTGAAATTGGTATCGGTTAGGCATTATGGCATGGTTAGGAATGAATATGTAGGTTATAATATTGTATTTTAGGCTGTTTTAGATCGACTAAAACGATTAAAAGGCTAATGGTATTAATAGACGTTTAAACTAAGAACATCAATGACGTAAGTAAcgttaaaaatgaaatgttgaatttaataaataaaatggttATAGGAAATTTATTAGGGCTGTACTAAATGTATTATAAGGTTAATAAAATAGTCATGTTAAACAAATTGTAAAATGTTGTTTTTGTAACATGTCCGAATCGAATATGAATCGATAGGCGACGCTTGGTGAATTAAGTCACGTTTCGATTAAGATTAAGGCTGAACTTAAAGTAAGGATACTAAGGGTTATATAAGCTATTTTAAACTCAAATTGCTGAGGAAAATATATTAAGGCCAAACATTTTGAGATTTAAAAACGAAAAGGTGATATTGACGTAACAACGCAACGAAGCGAATTTAGACATTTGAGCGAGTTTTATAGGATTGATTGGGCATTATAGATGGGTTTAAGTTAAGAAGACTTAActtaatatagtaattaatagttttgattttataatgccAATGAGATATAAATGTATTTTGAACCTCGTTTGTAACAGACAAACCGAGAGGCGAAGGGATCGACGGTTTTGGCCTAGGAGTATTCGGCCAAGACTAATGCGTATAAACAATTTGGATTGGAAAGCAAGGAGTGAGTATACTTTACTCTCGCGTATTATTACGCTATAAGCatactattaaatattttatttataagttataaaaacacaTCGCATTATATGATGATTTGCTGTGATTTGAAATTGTATGAACTAAATGGTTATTCTACCGTGAGATACACGGAGTATgaattattatatatacatagatgagtatatacatatgtatactaatagtttatgtttgatagttaaattgtgaattgatttattatatactTGAGAATGAATTACATGTTTGGTGTTGGATCAAATTGTGTAgtgttttgttgttgtttgttctatgtttgaaattttgtatatcgttttgttgctatttgttctatgcttgaaaatgatgtgtgatccgaagaaacatgctacctattgggcgtcaataggccgtgtgatcaccggtgtctGTAAGAGTCTAGATATGTGTATATagaaatgtttgatatgagctcattaaatgttgatcatattGATGactatgaaatggaatatgtttgggtatcggaaaggaggattataattttggcagatacgaggtaactcggtcgaactatctcgggacccgtatctggtgagtaactcggttgaactatctcgggactcacaccatgggattaagcagtggcatgatgtaactcggttgaactatctcgggactatgccacgtggtaacgagtaactcggttgaactatctcgggaccgtaccacttggataaaattgatttgatatgaaaacgatacatgttaggaaaggttaggagtttaagattaaggtttctttCGGATCAATTCTTTGTTTGAAATATAATGATATTatgtttgtttgaataaatgattttcacttgcgatgttattttgtgataatactgttagtaaggtatatctcactcagcttaagctgaccccgtggtttttaaacatttcaggtacctagacttGGAGTGACTAGAAGTCCATTGTTTTGCCGGGAGTCTGTCTTGCCATATATAGTCCGACTTCCGTGATCGCTGCAGTAGTACATTGTGTGACCAGTCATGACCTATGATTTATAGTGTTGGAAAATATTTATAACTGCTGTTGTGTATAACATGAATATTGTAAGGATGTTAGGTTTATGCAGTCAGTGTTTATAAAATGACTATCaatgttttcataattaaatgcttccgtgttataacataattgcgaaaaatttatagtgaatttcaggcttgctacgggattcggaactataattcccattccctagcgccggtcgcggccctcgattttgggtcgtgacaaaggtggtatcagagcagttggtccagttaccactgccagtctaTTAAAAGTGTCTATTTGACCTtaagtacctaggaactactgcagcgtatAGAGTCGAGCCTTATTGACTATATGTgtttgattgaaatgtttgtgTCGTTTTGCTTTAATATGCGATTGATTTGATTCACGTGTTCACGTGAATAGTATAAGTTGTGTGTTGCATATTTCATATGGTTAATTGCTTTGTTTTGCTATATGATTGATCGTAATTGTGTTTGATCGATATGGTGTGcatataataaatagtatatcGTGTAGGCATTGCCTATAGAAATAGATTATGATAAACTGTGTTTATTAGAATTTATCCTATGCATAGTTTATAATATAACAATTGAAcgaaaaatacataaaacacataaaatacatatatcgTCAAACGTAATTCCTAATATTACGTTTTATCTATCACGAAGGATGGTAAGCGATTAGTAAATAAAGATTGTTGTGAAGAATCGATATGTATGCCTAAGGGCTACGAGATACAAGTATGTGGTCGAGAAGATGGATCGTAAAGATAAATGGACATTAGAAGGTATCGAGCGGGATGTTTGATTTGAAGTGTTGGAGAGGAATATTTTTAGTTGTGAAATACTTAGGTAAGGGTTAACGGACGGCGAAACTTccaatatcaaaatcataataaattccaataaatgataataaaagccAATAATGTCGCAGAGTGTGTAATCTGGAGGGACTTACGGTTTTGCAAATGATGCGAAGatcttatgttttttttacagtgcaattgtgctcagacattgCATAATCATAATCACGTTAGCAATGCATACAATTTTTAtacgaaaaatatttttcaaaatataggtcatgcatcatatttgtaCAACGATGAAAGAAAACGTGATttttatcgagcaactctttagtaatgagagatgtcatcactctgagctacaattgtactaaagTTTTTAAAGCGATTTGAAATCAAATGACCAGTTTGAAATGGCCGGCCAAATCAATCAAAGATGAttggaaattttgttttgttttgtaagagaactctgatgtaaagccctgcgacaataataaaaatatgaacatATGTGATAAATTGTACCCCAATAAAAGAATTGAgcctaaataataataaaacgtTATGGAATCGATCGAGATGAGTAATAAGAGGTGTCGATGAAATACTTATGATTGTACTTATAAAAGGCTAAGACGAAGAGAAAGTAAGAAGCGTAAAATGAAAGGAATAAAACGTAAAGACCCGAAAAGAATGCGGGACACGAGTAGTATTGAGAAGAATTGGATAATACGCGTTTAACGCTTAATACTTGATTAGAGTAAACGTAGAAAGGGAGAAAAATGTGGTATTAGAACTCGATTATTACTAATCGAAATTAATGGATGTAAGTAGATGGTATTGTATAGATTGAATTTGGATAATTCAATCAAGGCatggttaaattaaatttgttgtcTTTAAACCTTAAGAGTGAGTGAAAAACACGAAATTAAAGGAAGGATAAAAGTGTTGAGATGGTGTCAACTTTGAGGACGTTTTTTTTGGAAGTCAAGGAAATCTCGGAAGTAAGTCGAGTCTcaatgaaagttgtagacgaaataataaaatatgggaATGCTGAATTAAATTCAGCTCaagaaatttttaaacgtttgattgatCCACTTAATTAGCGGCCTAAAGGACTTGCAAGTGCAATTCCAAAGCTACCTCATGGAAGCAATTTCAGCGCAAGTTTTCGACATTATCAAGGATTATTTTGAACTCGATGTTCAAATGAAAGTTGAAGATGGCATTGAGGACTATAAGACTGCCAACTTTTCTTAacaaacgagctactcgacAAAAGCAATTTTAAGGGTCAAAATTGACCAGAAGAGCAATTTTGGATAAGTTAAAAATAACTTAAGACattaagttattcaattaaagtgttctaaattaatcaaattaagattttgattaataaataaagGACAATATAAGGATGTTTAAAAGTTGTATCAAGTACGATACAAAATAGATACGACGACTGAAGTACCGCGGAGGAGCGACAAGTCTACGCGTGACAGAAATCACGAGGAAAAACGTATAAGGAGATAGTAGAAAGTTTACCTAAGAAGGTACTTAAAGTATtggaaaattcgaggacgaatttttataaggggggaagaatgtaataccccgtacgtttgACGTTGCCGAAGTGAGCAACGCAATATAAATTAATAGTCAGAACGACTAGAAAAAGGAGTTAGCGAAGGAATTAAGTAATTAAGAACGAGgataggtcgatattgaaatttaaagaaggaatttcaatatttgtaatgcctaaattaattaaacgggactaaggaaaagttggaattaaaaataagattaagtccccgaaaattagaaaatggaattttattgcccgaaaaatattaaataaataaattattgacgggaatcagtaattaagaaaaaaaatattgataatttggatatcaatattcataaaagaaaaataaggatGAAAAAGTGACGGAAATCGTCGTTTTCGCTCAAATTGGAGAATTGAgcgttttagccaaaatttggcAAAATCGATTAGCGGAGTCTAAATAGTGAGTTGGCGgaagagtattatttatttgtacataaataatacgaaatttaTCGAGATTAAACGATTGAGTgatttttggactaaattgagcaAAAGAAAAGCTTAGTACTAAATGTTGAGGAGGTGGCTTCATTAAGGGTTGAAGTGCACtttttgccataaatatatataggcCTAAATTGAAATAAGATCAGCAATTGTTCATAAATTCCAGCCATCATCTTCCACCTTCTTCAACCTCCAAACCCTTCCCCATGTAAGTCAACTTCCAAGCTTCATAACTCACTCATTCCTTAATCAAATTTAGTGATCTTGGTGTCTATGGAAAGAGGAGAGGAAGACCTACTGATCTAAAGCTTCAATTTAAGGTAAGGATGACAATTTTTGGTTAGGATTTTCGGAATTTGGGGCTGTTCTATGTTCATGTATTGGTAATGGATTGTATCACTTGTAGATTCTTCGTTAGACATCGGAATTGAATGATTTTTGCGGCAACGGAAAGAGGAGAACCATACCTACTGATTGAGCCCAATAAATCAAGGTATAAATCTCATCTTAAGGTTAGGGTTACTGCTGTATATTCTGTTTTAATGATAAAGGTTGAAAGTGATGTTTATAAGCTTAGAATTAATAGTTTTGGCATGATTTTGGTTAGTTTTAAGCTAAAATTAAATGGATGGTTGAGTGAGGTTGTGAGAGTTGTGTTTGGGTTGACGATTGGTGAGATTAATTTGGTGTTTTGTGGCTGTTTGTCCAGCCATGGTGGCCGGATTACTCACCGTGCCGAAGCACGGTGAGCTGCTGCCGTGAGCAGCAGCCCTGGTGCGACGCACCAGGGCATTGGCCTGCCCCTCCCTTGTCAAAACAGGGGAGGGCTGAGTTGAGGGGGAGGGGGCTGATGCCACCCTCCGTTCGTGTTCGAATGCGTAATTGTTTCGATAGTTAACGGAGTTACGAAACTAGGAATCAAACTTGATGTAAAAGCGGTTTTTAGGATAAAATGTTAATGATTTGAAATTGGTATCGGTTAGCATTATGGCATGATTAGGAATGAATATGTAGGTTATAATATTGTATTTTAGGCTGTTTTAGATCGACTAAAACGATTAAAAGGCTAATGGTATTAATAGACGTTTAAACTAAGAACATCAATGACGTAAGTAAcgttaaaaatgaaatgttgaatttaataaataaaatggttATAGGAAATTTATTAGGGCTGTCCTAAATGTATTATAAGGTTAATAAAATAGTCATGTTAAACAAATTGTAAAATGTTGTTTTTGTAACATGTCCGAATCGAATATGAATCGATAGGCGATGCTTGGTGAATTAAGTCACGTTTCGATTAAGATTAAGGCTGAACTTAAAGTAAGGATACTAAGGGTTATATAAGCTATTTTAAACTCAAATTGCTGAGGAAAATATATTAAGGCCAAACATTTTGAGATTTAAAAACGAAAAGGTGATATTGACGTAACAACGCAACGAATCGAATTTAGACATTTGAGCGAGTTTTATAGGATTGATTGGGCATTATAGATGGGTTTAAGTTAAGAAGACTTAActtaatatagtaattaatagttttgattttataatgccAATGAGATATAAATGTATTTTGAACCTCGTTTGTAACAGACAAACCGAGAGGCGAAGGGATCGACGGTTTTGGCCTAGGAGTATTCGGCCAAGACTAATGCGTATAAACAATTTGGATTGGAAAGCAAGGAGTGAGTATACTTTACTCTCGCGTATTATTACGCTATAAGCatactattaaatattttatttataagttataaaaacacaTCGCATTATATGATGATTTGCTGTGATTTGAAATTGTATGAACTAAATGGTTATTCTACCGTGAGATACACGGATTATgaattattatatatacatagatgagtatatacatatgtatactaatagtttatgtttgatagttaaattgtgaattgatttattatatactTGAGAATGAATTACATGTTTGGTGTTGGATCAAATTGTGTAgtgttttgttgttgtttgttctatgtttgaaattttgtatatcgttttgttgctatttgttctatgcttgaaaatgatgtgtgatccgaagaaacatgctacctattgggcgtcaataggccgtgtgatcaccggtgtctGTAAGAGTCTAGATATGTGTATATagaaatgtttgatatgagctcattaaatgttgatcatattGATGactatgaaatggaatatgtttgggtatcggaaaggaggattataattttggcagatacgaggtaactcggtcgaactatctcgggacccgtatctggtgagtaactcggttgaactatctcgggactcacaccatgggattaagcagtggcatgatgtaactcggttgaactatctcgggactatgccacgtggtaacgagtaactcggttgaactatctcgggaccgtaccacttggatcaaattgatttgatatgaaaacgatacatgttaggaaaggttaggagtttaagattaaggtttctttCGGATCAATTCTTTGTTTGAAATATAATGATATTatgtttgtttgaataaatgattttcacttgcgatgttattttgtgataatactgttagtaaggtatatctcactcagcttaagctgaccccgtggtttttaaacatttcaggtacctagacttGGAGTGACTAGAAGTCCATTGTTTTGCCGGGAGTCTGTCTTGCCATATATAGTCCGACTTCCGTGATCGCTGCAGTAGTACATTGTGTGACCAGTCATGACCTATGATTTATAGTGTTGGAAAATATTTATAACTGCTGTTGTGTATAACATGAATATTGTAAGGATGTTAGGTTTATGCAGTCAGTGTTTATAAAATGACTATCaatgttttcataattaaatgcttccgtgttataacataattgcgaaaaatttatagtgaatttcaggcttgctacgggattcggaactataattcccattccctagcgccggtcgcggccctcgattttgggtcgtgagaATGAATTGCCTGATTTAGGAATTCAAAACAAGTTTTTCGGCTATACCGTGTTTGGGTTCGGTTATGACGCTCAGAATGATGACTATAAGGTTGTTGCTGTCTTTTGCTATAAAACTAACAGGAATGCTGGGATCAAATCCAAGGTTAAAGTTTATAGCCTGCGTTCGCCCCGCTGGAAGAAGATCGGTAGTTTTGCTTATGGTGTACCCACAACCTTGGGGACATACGTGGATGGCACTCTAAACTGGCTAGTGAGATATGAAGGCGATTCAGAAGAAATGAAGGTTGTTGTCTCTTTTGATTTAGCAAAAGAGACATATAAGCTGGTTATGCAACCCGATTACGTACAGTTAGGCCATGGCAGGATATTGGGAGTATTGGATGGATGTCTCTGCGTGAGGTGTAATTATGATGATGTTCGTGCTGATTTCTGGGTTATGAAGCAGTATGGGGTGAAAGAATCCTGGGTCAAGTTGGTTAGCATACCGTATTTCGGTCATCCCAGCTCATTCAAGCGGTATTCAGTGCCACTTGGCATTGCTGATAATGGTGAAGTTCTGACGGAGTTTAGCTCTTTGGTGATTGATAATGGTGAAGCTCTGACGATGTTTCACACTTTGGTGATTTACAATCCTAAAGATAGAACATTTAGGTATCTTTTGATGGATATGGCTGATGATACATCTACGCCGGCAGAAATTTATGTTGAGACTCTGGTTTCTCCTAAACTTGTGAACTAAACAACTACAATGTAATGTCTAAGGCAGGCCAATTTTCAGTGAGCTCGGCGTATCACTCGTCTTTTGGAGCATCGACagaaaatgaaacaaatcaacaTGCCAAGGATTCTTGGAAGCTGAAACTTCCTCCAAATATTAGATGTTTCTTATGGAAAAGTCTACGTAATGGTCTAGAGTAGTGCCACACTAACCTGTTAGAGATATATATGCTTCAAGAAGTCACAAAACAGATTGAAGGACACACTATTTGTGCTTTGGGTGATGCTGCAGCTTGGCCTGTGCAGGGTCTCATAATGCATTTTAGGCCAGAACTTGAGAGAAGGATTAAGGAGGGAGCTGCTGGAGGCTGCTGCTTAAGAATTTTTACAGGTTCCTTGTAATGTCTTTTACTTTTATAGTAGACTTAAAGGGAATGCATTAgttctattatttatatatttggcttGTTATCATGACATTGATTTTTGTCCATGATAGATGTTTGTACTTTGTATTATTACGGATAAGTTGTCTTGGGTAGCTTTAATTATTCTCATCGACCTTTATGATTGCAGAGACACCTGTTTCATGTTGATATGTTCAGAGAGTATATCAGTTTGACCATTTTTATCTCTATCAATGACGGGAAACGGGGATACAAATGTGTATTTTTTTGGGATATTTCTAAAGGTATAGAGATGATGTAGGGTAGCTTAATC
Coding sequences within it:
- the LOC126678291 gene encoding F-box/kelch-repeat protein At3g23880-like encodes the protein MTIRNAGIKSKVKVYSLRSPRWKKIGSFAYGVPTTLGTYVDGTLNWLVRYEGDSEEMKVVVSFDLAKETYKLVMQPDYVQLGHGRILGVLDGCLCVRCNYDDVRADFWVMKQYGVKESWVKLVSIPYFGHPSSFKRYSVPLGIADNGEVLTEFSSLVIDNGEALTMFHTLVIYNPKDRTFRYLLMDMADDTSTPAEIYVETLVSPKLVN